In Methanoregula formicica SMSP, the DNA window GCAGGAGGGAGCAAGGCCAGCCAGCGGCTCGTGCAGGATCGCTCGTTCCGCGAACTCTTCGAGCGCTCGGTTGAGTGGCCCCGCGAGCTTCACCCGAAGCCTGAGGTTGCCCTCGGCCTTGTCCGGCAGCAGCTTACAGATTCCCCCAACAGCCGGATCATCATCTTTGCAACCTACCGCGATACCGTGCAGCTCCTCGTTGACTACCTGGCAAAGCACGGGATCGATAGCGAACGGTTCGTGGGGCAGGCAACAAAAGATGCTGAGAAGGGCCTCTCGCAGAAGATGCAGATCGCGGCCCTGACCCGGTTCCGGGAAGGAGTGTTCAAGGTGCTGGTCGCCACTTCGGTTGGTGAGGAGGGGCTCGATGTCCCCTCAACCGACCTCGTCATATTCTACGAGGCAGTCCCGTCCGAGATCCGGTCCATCCAGCGCAAAGGGAGGACCGGCCGCTCGGGAGCAGGGCGAGTCGTCGTCCTGGTCACTAAAGGTACATCCGACGAAGTCTTCCGGCACGTCAGCACGGCAAAAGAGAAGATGATGCACAAGAGCATGCGGTCCCTCAATCGAGCGCTCTCCCCGCCACGGAAGATCCCGCTTGCCGTGGAACAGGCAAGCATCGAAGAGTTTACCCCGCAGGGGATAAAGATCGTCATCGACGATCGCGAGACCTCCTCGAAAGTTGTCGAGGTGCTCTCCACCATGGGAGCCGCGATCCGGCTCGAACGGCTCCCGCAGGGAGACTATGCCATCGGTGACCGGATCCTTGTTGAGCGCAAGACTGCAAAGGACTTTGCCGACACGCTCATCAACCGTGACCTCCTCGGCCAGCTCAAGGCCATGGCCGACACCGTGCCCCGCCCAATCCTGATTGTCGAGGGCGGCGATATCTTCACCCAGCGCGATATCAACCCGAATGCCATCCGGGGCGTCCTCTCCGCAATCACCATCGACCTCGGGATCACCCTGCTCTTCACGAAGGACGAACAGGACACCGCCCAGATGCTGTACGTTATCGCAAAGCGCGAAGAGGGGGAGCGGGGCGAACGCAAGCTGCACCCGCACAAATCCCACCGCTCGGTGAGAGAGGAACAGGAGTATGTTGTCTCGGCATTCCCGGAGATCGGGCTGAAGAATGCCCGGCTCCTACTTGCGCATTTTGGTTCGGTGCAGGGTATTGTGAATGCTTCTTTAGAAGAACTGATGGCGGTGCAGGGAATTGGGGAGAAGACGGCGGGCCGGATCTATGAGGTGTGCCGGAGGGAATACCGGAAGTGAGGGGCCGCCCACATTTTCTTCATGGAAATTGCGATGCCTGCCACCGGTTCGAAGGCCACAGAAGTTTTTCTTGAACCATCTCTGATGTGGAGAAACCTCATCAGGTAACAATGGGGGGGTCTCCGGCAGACCCCCCACCGTTTCCGGAAAAACCTGTGGAGACCCCCCGGTCCGGGGACGGGGGAGGTATCCGTGAGACCCCTCCCCCCCTTTGGCCGGATCAGACCCCCCCTGATCATTTTTGAGTAGGTGTTCCCACTTCCTTTTCCGTCAGCAATATATCAGAAACAGCCTCCCGGATATCTGTGCAATAGTACGTACATCCCATTTTTGGGGAGGGGGGTGTCCGGCATACCCCCCTCCCACTTTGCAGGCTAAATCGATCATACCCCCCACCCATGGATCAGGGGGGTATACCATAATCCCCCTGCTGATACCGGATTTTTTCCTGATATACCTGTGCCCATCGTTCAACGAAAGAGAATCTTACGGAGAACAACAGAGAGTAAGGGAAAAATTTGGCATCTGCTAAGGAAGAGGGGGGTATGCAGCTGACCCCCCCGCCATTTTTTTGGAGAAGGTCCCCCGGGATTTCCCGACAGCGCTGCCATTCTGGTATCAGCAGGAGTATTCACCGGACATTATCAGAAAATGGAGGGAATGTGCAGGAAACGTTCTGAAAAAGAGAGATTGGGTATCTTAAAAAATTACAGCCGGCACAAAATCTCGAGCGCCTCGGTCCCTGCCTTCACGGCCTGCATCAGGGAGAGGACGTTTTCAGGATCCTTCTCGTTGTGGATCCGCTCGCAGAGCGCGTGGATGGTCATCGCCAGCTCCTCGAAAAGCAGACCGCCCTCCTCGTCCCCGCAGGTGCAGGGTTCGGCATCGTGATCCACACCGCACCCGCAGGTAGTGGAATGGACATGCCCGGCAGCAGGAGGGGCAGCAGCAGCGGGCTTCTTTTCTGCGCCCTTCTCTGTCTCATTCTCCGCGCAGACCACACAGAGCGTCTTTCCCTTCACCTCGAAGAGCGGGCACCCGCAGGTTTTGCAGGTCTTCTCGAGCATCTTACCCCCTTTGAGGAGGTATCCGGCCATAATCTCGTCTTCCTTTCGTGGAGCCATAGGATCACCGTCTGGTCGTTATTTAAACTATATATGCCGGTTCCGCATATTAACTACAGGTACACAGGTAAGCAGGCGATACTATGGCAAATGCTGACAAGACAATGGAAAACTGTATCCTGATGCTGCAGCACATCCAGGAAGACAGTTCAATACCGAGAAATATCCGGCGGGTCGCTGACGAGACCCGCGCCATGCTCTTAAACAACAACAAGGCAATGGGGCTGCGCGCAGCAGAAGCCATTTCCAAGATTGACGAGATCTCCAACGACCCCAATATGCCCATTCACGCGCGGACCCGCATCTGGGAACTCGTCTCCCAGCTCGAGACCATCCCGCTGGACTGACACCCCATCACTGTTTTTCCCGCGTCCTTTCAGGGGAGCGGAGGCTTTACCAAAACAACGGAACGCTCAGGTCTCTTTCCTGAGCTGATCCTTGATCTCGCGGATATCCCGCCGCATCTCGTCAGAGTAGGGCGAGAACCGGTAACTCAGGTTGTTCTCCACTTGCCAGAACCCTATCTTCTCGTCGTAATGCCCGATGAGGTAACAGATGATGACATACCCGGGAATCGAGAGTGCGATGACCTCCGGCATGGTCAGCCCAAGGTGGATCCAGAAGAAGTCCTCGAAGAGCTTGGCGTTCGCCGTGATGATACCGAAGTTAAGCACGATCTGGGTCCACGATGTTCCCCGCACGTACCGCTGCTTGAAGAGTGCCAGGTTGTACAGGAGCCCGTGATTCTCTGTCATGGATACTTCTTTTTGGCAGGATAAGAAATCCTTTCTTGTCAAGGTAACATGGTGCCCCTACGCAGCCGGCAATCCGTGGGAAAGCGGAATGCTGTACGGGACCCCCGCGCATGAACCACATTACCGCTCCACGACGGACTCCTCAGCCTGCCGGGCCGGGCAGAAGTTGCAGATAGAGTAAAAGACATCCTTTTCCTTGTCCCGGATCAGGCAGTAATAGTCGCTTCCCCGCTGTTCCACCGTAAAACCGCCGGGGAAGGGCATGCCCACCGGGTGCCCCGGCTCCTCAAGGACGAACATCGTGAACGCGGCAACCAGGTAATAGAAGAACCGGTTCTTGGGATTCTGGAAATAAGGGTTCCGTTCGCCCGCATCGTTCCACGCATAAAGGCCCGAAGGGAGCATGGTGCAGAACGCCTCGAACCGCTCCCGGTCCCGGATCGGGCCGGTGAGCCGGCAGAATGCCCCGCTCCGGTACATGGAGAGGAGGCGGTGATGGGCACTGAAGAGCTGGTCCCGGAAATACGGGGCAACGGCCTCGCGGTACGGCGACGGGAGCTTCTCGATCTCGGCATTCAGCCGGCCGCCGATGATCTGGAGGTCGAAGAGGGAGTACTTCCCTGCTTCGGATGCCAGGATTTCCCCGAGTTCCCCCCTGGTGCGGGCGGAGCGGAGTCGTTCTGCGATCACCCGTACATGATCCGGAGTGTTGTATTCTTCTTCCTCGGAGATGAATGAGGTCATTGCTGTCTCTTCTGTACAGTCATTGACACCGCAACCGCATAAAAAAACCGGTCTCCCCAGTCCAACTCCCGCCCGATAGACGTATCAGGTACGGGGCCAATTGCTCATCAGCGGTTCAGCGAACCTTTTCTGAGGCCTTGTCTATGGGAGAATACCAAAAGTATCTGGCAGAACTCCTGGGAACGTTTATCCTTGTTTTCATCGGCACCGGTGCGGCAGTTATCACCGGAAAAACCCTTGGTGTCCGGGGCATTGCATTCGCATTGGGGTTGCAGTACTTGTAATGATGGACTATGCAATCGGTCCGATATCGGGATGCCATATCAATCCCGCTGTGACAATTGCGATGCTCGCCAACGGGAAGACCCCCCCAAAGGATGCCGTCATCTATATTGTAGTACAGTGTATTGGTGCAGTGATTGCATCGGCCCTGCTGCTCCTGATCCTGACCGGGAACCCCGCGTACAATATTGCCGCCAACGGCCTCGGGCAGAGCGGGTATGGGAGCGCCTCGCTGGGCGGGTATTCGGTTGTATCCTGTTTCATTGCCGAACTGGTCCTTACCTTCATCTTCCTGATGGTCATATTCTCCGCCACCAGCAAGGCCGCACCAGCGGGCTTTGCCGGCATTGCCATCGGTCTTGGCCTCTTCATCATCCATCTCTTCGGTATCATGGTCAGCGGGGCATCGGCCAACCCTGCACGGAGCCTTGGTCCCGCCCTCCTTGTCGGGGGCACTGCCCTTGGCCAGCTCTGGTTGTATATCGTCGCGCCGGTCATCGGGGCCATCATCGCGGCACTGGTGTGGAAACACCTGTTCAGAAACGGTGCAGCGCTCGGATAATCCCCCTTTTCCGGACAAGGCCGGTCCTCCGCATTACGATATTCCGGCATCCTTTTTTACCTCCCGCTCACCATATGATCCTTGATCCATGGATCTCCTTTCCATCGTCCTCATCGTGGCAGGTCTCTGTCTCTTCGAGACCATAACGAGCATTGACAACGCCATCATCAATGCCGAGGTCCTCTCGACCATGAGCGAGCGGGCGAAGCGCTGGTTCCTCCTCTGGGGCCTCATCATCGCCGTCTTTGCCGTGCGCGGCCTCCTGCCCTGGCTGATCGTCTGGCTCTCGTCACCGGCGCTCGGGCCCGTCGGGGCGTTCATGGCCACCTTCTCAAGCGACCCGGCCGTGATCGCGGCCATTGAGGAATCCGCCCCCATGCTCCTGATATTCGGCGGGACATTCCTCATATTCCTCTTCTTCCACTGGCTCTTTTTAGAGCACAAGAACTTCGGCCTCCGGGGTGAGCGGTTCTTTGTCCGGCAGGGCGTCTGGTTCTTTGCGGTCGTCTCGTTACTCCTGACCGGGCTCGTCTGGTTCGCCCTCGGGAAGAGCACGATGCTGGCGTTTGGTGCGGTGGTCGGGTCGACTGCATTCTTTATTGTCCACGGGTTCCGGCAGAACGCCGAGCAGGCCGAGCAAAAGATGCTGCATGGAGACATGTCGGATCTGTCCAAGATCTTCTACCTTGAAGTGATCGATGCGACCTTCTCGATCGACGGCGTCATCGGGGCGTTCGCCTTCACGATGGCAGTCCCCCTCATCCTTCTCGGCAACGGCCTCGGGGCCTTCGTGGTCCGGGAACTGACCGTCAGGAACGTCGAGAATATCAGGAAGTACCTGTATCTCAAGAACGGGGCGATGTACTCGATCTTCTTCCTCGGCATCATCATGATCCTGGACAGTTTCGGCGTTCACATCCCGTTCTGGATCTCCCCGGCCATAACCTTCGGTATCGTCGGATTCTTCTATGTAAAATCGGTTAAGGCGATCGCAAAGACTGCATGAGGGGATCCACCCGGATGAAGGGGGCCATGTCATTGCTCTCTGCCTGCGACAGGCTCACGCATGGGAGAGAGAAGATATCAGGCAGGGGGTAAGGGGATGGTGCCGTTCACGGGCCGGGGCGGGATCCGAAGATTATTTTTTAACCCACCCGTTGACAACGATCCCGTCGATGACCGGGTTCCCGTACAGGTTGCTGATGATCCCCTCCAGGATCCGGGGGGACCCGTCCTCGCACTTCACGGGAAGGTTCACGGCGCGGACCATGCCCGGGGTCGTTAAGACCTCCTCAAGCACCTGCCGGAAGACCGGCAGGCTTTCTTCTGTGAGGATGACGGAGAACGGCTTTCCTACGATGCATTCCGGGTCATAGCCGAGATACCGCGTGATCGAGGGGCTCTCGTGCCGGAGGGTCCCGTCGCGGTCCAGGACCGCAATCACATCGGAGGTGTCCTCGATGAGCGAGCGAAAGAACTCCTCGTTCTGCCGGGATTGCTCTTCCAGCGTCTTCTGGGCCGTAATGTCCCGGATCGATATCGCAAAGAGGACGACATCTCCCTCGGGGGATGTAACCGGGTAGATCGCTGCATCGAACCAGCGGTTGTGGAACTCCTCCTGGAACCGGACCGGCTCCTTCTGGTTCGTGTTGAGGTTCCATGCAGCCATGCGGGACGAGAGGATCCCCTGCGTGACCAGCCGGGCGATATCGGTCCCGATGAAGTCGCGGACATCCCTGCCGGCTTTTTTTGCAAGGGCCTGGTTGACGGCAAGGAATTTCCCGCGGGGATCGATCAGGAAGAGGAAGTCATCGGTTGCATCGAGGATCACGCGGGTGGTCTCCTCGCTGATCCTGAGGGCATGTTCCATGGCGTACTTGTACAGGGCCATCTCAATGGTTGTCTTGAGCTCCAGCTCCCGGAACGGTTTTAAAATATACCCAAACGGCTCGGTCAGCTTGGCTTTGGCGAGGAACGAGTCGTCGCTGTACGCTGTCAGGTACACGACCGGAATGTGACAGTGCCGGCGGATCTTGTCGGCAGCTTCGATGCCGTTCATCCTGCCGGCCAGCATGATGTCCATCAGGATAAGGTCAGGGTGCAGCTCCGCAGCCTTGCGTACGGCAAGCTCTCCGGTTGTGGCAACGGCAACAACGGAATACCCCATCTCCACAAGGCTCTTTCTGATATCCATCCCGGTAACGGCCTCGTCTTCGACAATCAGGATCTTGGCTTCACTCATTCTCTATTCCCCCGCTATCTCTTTTGTGAACTCGATTCGGAACTCCGTTCCCCCGATTCGGTCCAGTGCTATCGTCCCGACCAGCTGCCCGACAAGCGAGATAACCAGCTGGAGGCCCAGCGTCTCGATATTGTCAAGGCCGATGGTCTCCGGAAGGCCGATCCCGTCATCCCTGACGATAAGCGTGTACCGGTCGCCGTCCTGCCCGAGGCTCACGAGGATGGTCCCGGTCCGGTCCCCGGGATAGGCATACTTGAATGCATTGGAGAGGAGCTCGTTGATGATCAGGCTGACAGGGATGGCTTT includes these proteins:
- a CDS encoding UPF0147 family protein, with translation MANADKTMENCILMLQHIQEDSSIPRNIRRVADETRAMLLNNNKAMGLRAAEAISKIDEISNDPNMPIHARTRIWELVSQLETIPLD
- a CDS encoding DEAD/DEAH box helicase; amino-acid sequence: MAFISHPLIKPESIESREYQLSIAMRALDGNTMVILPTGLGKTAVALLVAASRIHNEGGRVLMLAPTKPLVEQHLRYFERYLLAKSPAGDDASASPFAMFTGEAPPDERTADWNRASVILATPQVIKNDIIAGRYTLSDVTLLVVDECHRAVGNYAYVFLAQRYMATADKPLILAMTASPGGAQEKVQEVCANLGIAHVETRTENDPDVRPYVFERELEYVTIDLPPDLKAAIQTINALIEDRLGVLASLHFSVPKREKLSMRELSAINAQIQQRIANRDSAAFSAASVYAELMKLKHAVVLAESQGSEVLKGYLAKLYAEGTGAGGSKASQRLVQDRSFRELFERSVEWPRELHPKPEVALGLVRQQLTDSPNSRIIIFATYRDTVQLLVDYLAKHGIDSERFVGQATKDAEKGLSQKMQIAALTRFREGVFKVLVATSVGEEGLDVPSTDLVIFYEAVPSEIRSIQRKGRTGRSGAGRVVVLVTKGTSDEVFRHVSTAKEKMMHKSMRSLNRALSPPRKIPLAVEQASIEEFTPQGIKIVIDDRETSSKVVEVLSTMGAAIRLERLPQGDYAIGDRILVERKTAKDFADTLINRDLLGQLKAMADTVPRPILIVEGGDIFTQRDINPNAIRGVLSAITIDLGITLLFTKDEQDTAQMLYVIAKREEGERGERKLHPHKSHRSVREEQEYVVSAFPEIGLKNARLLLAHFGSVQGIVNASLEELMAVQGIGEKTAGRIYEVCRREYRK
- a CDS encoding PAS domain S-box protein: MSEAKILIVEDEAVTGMDIRKSLVEMGYSVVAVATTGELAVRKAAELHPDLILMDIMLAGRMNGIEAADKIRRHCHIPVVYLTAYSDDSFLAKAKLTEPFGYILKPFRELELKTTIEMALYKYAMEHALRISEETTRVILDATDDFLFLIDPRGKFLAVNQALAKKAGRDVRDFIGTDIARLVTQGILSSRMAAWNLNTNQKEPVRFQEEFHNRWFDAAIYPVTSPEGDVVLFAISIRDITAQKTLEEQSRQNEEFFRSLIEDTSDVIAVLDRDGTLRHESPSITRYLGYDPECIVGKPFSVILTEESLPVFRQVLEEVLTTPGMVRAVNLPVKCEDGSPRILEGIISNLYGNPVIDGIVVNGWVKK
- a CDS encoding Sjogren's syndrome/scleroderma autoantigen 1 family protein; its protein translation is MAPRKEDEIMAGYLLKGGKMLEKTCKTCGCPLFEVKGKTLCVVCAENETEKGAEKKPAAAAPPAAGHVHSTTCGCGVDHDAEPCTCGDEEGGLLFEELAMTIHALCERIHNEKDPENVLSLMQAVKAGTEALEILCRL
- a CDS encoding aquaporin, with the protein product MMDYAIGPISGCHINPAVTIAMLANGKTPPKDAVIYIVVQCIGAVIASALLLLILTGNPAYNIAANGLGQSGYGSASLGGYSVVSCFIAELVLTFIFLMVIFSATSKAAPAGFAGIAIGLGLFIIHLFGIMVSGASANPARSLGPALLVGGTALGQLWLYIVAPVIGAIIAALVWKHLFRNGAALG
- a CDS encoding DUF2115 domain-containing protein — translated: MTSFISEEEEYNTPDHVRVIAERLRSARTRGELGEILASEAGKYSLFDLQIIGGRLNAEIEKLPSPYREAVAPYFRDQLFSAHHRLLSMYRSGAFCRLTGPIRDRERFEAFCTMLPSGLYAWNDAGERNPYFQNPKNRFFYYLVAAFTMFVLEEPGHPVGMPFPGGFTVEQRGSDYYCLIRDKEKDVFYSICNFCPARQAEESVVER
- a CDS encoding DUF475 domain-containing protein, whose product is MDLLSIVLIVAGLCLFETITSIDNAIINAEVLSTMSERAKRWFLLWGLIIAVFAVRGLLPWLIVWLSSPALGPVGAFMATFSSDPAVIAAIEESAPMLLIFGGTFLIFLFFHWLFLEHKNFGLRGERFFVRQGVWFFAVVSLLLTGLVWFALGKSTMLAFGAVVGSTAFFIVHGFRQNAEQAEQKMLHGDMSDLSKIFYLEVIDATFSIDGVIGAFAFTMAVPLILLGNGLGAFVVRELTVRNVENIRKYLYLKNGAMYSIFFLGIIMILDSFGVHIPFWISPAITFGIVGFFYVKSVKAIAKTA